TGCATTACGTCTGCCATATCCTTTTAAAACTTCTGGTTCTCCATACATTTTTGCCATCTCTTCTGATGCTTTGTATGATTTTTCTTTAATTACCTTAAAGATTTCACTGTTTAAAGAATATGCTTCTGCACTATCAAAGGCCAACATTTTAGATTGTAATAAAGAGTGCCATCCTAAAGCACCTAAACCTAATGCTCTATTTTCTCTTGCAAATTTATAGGCTTTTTCCATAAAACGAAACGTAAACTGATCGTCTCTATCTGCAGAATCTCTATATACTTCTAACTTATTGATAAATTCTTGCATTACTGCATCTAAGAAATATGCCAATGTTTCTACTGCATCTGTATCTTTCCACTCGTCATAATGCACTAAATTAATAGATGATAAACAACATACAAAAGACCAATCTTCATTAGATGGTAACATGATTTCTGTACAAAGATTACTTGCATAAATTTCGTGGTTTTTGTCTTTGTAAACATCTACCGTTCCGTTATTTGCGTTGTCTCTAAAAAGTATATAAGGGTATCCTATTTCTCCTCTTCTTTGTAATATTTTAGCCCAAATACTTCTCTTTTCTACATCTCCATCAATCATTTCTTGCATCCATTGGTCACTTACTGTAACACCATGGGTTAATTCTTGAATTGGATTTCCTTCTGTACCTATTTCTAAAAACTCTTTAATATCTTTATGATCTACTGGTAAATATGGAGAAAAACGACCTCTTCTTACCGAACCTTGACTTACAACATCAACCATTTTTTCGAACAATTGCATAATGTGTACAGACCCTGACGATGAACCATTATTTTTTACATCTGCTCCTCTTTCTCGTAACTTACCAAAATAACCAGACGTTCCGCCTCCTAATTTAGACATCATACCAACTTCTGATTGAGAGAATAAAATATCTCCCATATCATCTGCAACATGACTTCCAAAACAACTAATAGGCAAACCTCTTTTTTTACCAAAGTTAGACCAAACTGGCGATGCTAAAGAATAATATCCGGCAGCCATGTATTTGTAAAACTTATCAGAAAAACCTTTAATTTTTAAAATCCCTTCTGCATTGTCTGCTATTTCTCGTATTCTTTCTTCTGGAGTTGTGTTTCCTGTTAAATACCCAGACTCTAAAAATTTACGACTATTTTCTGTTAGCCATGTAATTTCTGGTTCCTTAGTATCTTTAAGCATTTCTTTCCTAGCGGCGTTTCTTGCTTGAATTAATTTTTCGTGTTCTGTTAATTTTGATGTGGTGGTTGTCTCGTTCAGGTTCATAATTTAAAATAGGTCGTCGCTAGTTATACTTTTAGTTCTTTTACTGTAGTTAATAGATCTTTTTACAAAGAAATCACCATGTTTGGTTCCAATAATTTCATCATCAAACCAATCAGTTTCTTTTAATAATACTTGGTCTACATCAAATACTTTTGATATACCAATACTCTCTAAAGAATTATTAAATCTATTTTTAATAAACTCTTTAATAACGTTCTTAGGAAGAAAATCTAATTCTCCTTTTTCAAAAATCCAGTCTATAATTTTACTTTCAGAAAGAAAGGCTTCTTTACAAGTTTCTTGCACCAATAAATTATTACCTTCATCAAACCAATCTGGGTTTTCTTCTTTTATAATTTTAATAAGATCAATACCAAAATCTCCATGAATTTGCTCTTCTTTAGAAGTAGCTTCTACCACATTAGAAATACCTTTTAAAACATTTTTATGCTTATTAAAGGCCATGATAATTAAAAACTGAGAAAATAAAGATACGTGCTCTATAAATAGAGAAAATAAAATGATAGATTCAGAAAACTCTTGGTTATCTTCACTATTTACATTTTTTAACGCGCCTTCTAAATAGTTAACACGTTTCATTATAATAGGATTTTTCTTTAAGTTTTTAAACTCATTATTTAATCCTAAAATTTCTAATAAATGAGAATACGCATCATGATGACGTACTTCACTCTCTGCAAATGTTGCGCCAACAGAACCAATTTCTGGCTTCGGCATTTTTTTATAAATGTCTCCCCAAAAAGTTTTAACAGCTACTTCTATTTGAGAAATGGCTAACATGGTATTCTTTATAGCATTTTGCTCTACATCAGTAAGAATTGCTTTAAAATCTTGTATATCGCTTGTGTAATTAAATTCTGTATGTATCCAATAAGAGTGTCTAATAGCATCTACATATTCTCCTAAAGCAGGATAATCGTAAGGTTTTAAGTTTATCCTTTTCTCAAAAATATTAGGCTTTCTACTTCTTGTTTGTTCATCTCTATATAAAATGTACGCCTTTGCCACATCATGAAAAGGGCTGTCCATTAATTTATACTCTACAATATCCTGAACCTGTTCTACCGTGGGTGTATAATCGGGTTCATTTAACCTTCTTTCTAATAAAGTACCATGTACAATGTTAGAAATTGCAATAGCGTCGTTTCTAGAGCCATTATTTACAGTAAGCATTGCTTTTTCAATAGCATTAATAATTTTCTCTAACTCAAAAGTGGTTCTTTCAGAGTCTCTTTTTATGATGTGCGTAATCTCCACGGTAAATTGGTGTTATTTGAAGGTTAATTTGTTGTTAAGAACAAGTCTTACAAAGATTGCTTTTTTTGTTCCAAAAAGAAAGTTATACTTATTCACAAATCCCTTGAAGTTTTTAACAATAGCCGTTTTTTTTTCAAGTTTAAAGAAAAATAACACTTTTTCAATTAAATGAAAACCAACATCTTAAAACATAAAAAACGGCTAAGTCATTGCTACTGTTGACATTCTTAAAACACTGCTAACAAAGAATTATTATGACCTTTTTGCACCCACAATTTTCATTTTTAAAACCTCATTTTTTTATAAAAAAAAGTAAAAAAATTATTTAAAACAGCAATTAGGTAAAACCAATTAATATAATCTTATATTTGCAGTATTATTAACATTTATATTATATTATTTTGAAAAAAGGAACAGTAAAATTCTTCAACGAATCTAAAGGATTTGGATTTGTAACAGAAGATGATTCAAACACAGAGTACTTTGTACATGTATCAGGATTAATTGACGAAATTAGAGAAGGTGACGCAGTAGAGTTCGACCTTAAAGAAGGTAGAAAAGGTTTAAATGCAGTAGACGTTAGAGTTATCTAATTCTATTCTTTTAAATTTTTTAAAAAGAACAAGTCGCTTATTTTTTAAGCGGCTTTTTTTTGTCTTATTTTTGCAGAAATAATATTCTTTTATGAAAAGTAGATTTCCAAAAACTGTACAAATTGCTATCATATCTGTCTACTTAATTTTTTTAGCAGGTGCTGTTGTTAGAATGACTGGTTCTGGAATGGGCTGTCCCGATTGGCCTAAATGTTTTGGCTATTATATTCCGCCAACCGCAGAAGAACAAATTACCTGGAAACCAAATACCGAATTTAAAAAAGGATTTATCATTATTAAAGATGAAGCTTTATATGTTGCAGAACACACCGTTAAAACGGATTCTGAATTTAAAATTGATAATTGGAAAAAATATACCAAACACGATTACGCTAAATTTAATAAATACCACTCTTGGACAGAATACATTAACAGGTTAAGTTCTGTTTTAGCTGGTTTTGTTTTCTTATTCCTTATATACGGGGCCACAAAATTCTGGAAAACAGACAAACGCGTTCCGTTATTAGCTTACACAGCATTCTTTTTAATGTTGGTAGAAGCTTGGTTAGGAAAAACAGTGGTAGACACCAATTTAAAACCAACAATTATTACCATTCACATGGTAATAGGCTTAATTATTATTGCTCTTTTATTACAATTAAAATTTATTACTTCGGATAAAAAAAAGACCTACACTTACAATTCACTCTTTAGTAAATTACTAATTGTTTCTGCTGCTTTTTCTTTGATACAAATTGCAATGGGTACCCAAGTAAGACAATTTATAGACGAACAAGTAAAACTTTACGGTTTCGAAAACAAAGATTATAGTTTAATGAATCCGAGTTTTAAATTCTATTTTCACAGATCCTTTACCATAGCAATTGTACTAATTAATTTAGCTTTATTTTATCTAAATCAGGCAAAAAAACTAGGCTACAAACTTGTAAATTGGGTAGTTGGTTTAATTTTCTTAGAAACCATTACAGGTATTTTAATGTATTATGCAGAATTTCCTTTAGGCACACAAGCAACACATTTATTGGCGGGTGCTATTTTATTTGGATTGCAGTTTTACTTATGGATCCAAAGCAGAAAGGCAGAAAGTAGTAAGCAGTAAGCAGTAGGCAGTAGGCAGTAGGCAGTAGGCAAGTAAAAATACTTCCACAAGCACAGTCTTACAATCATTAAAAGTTACCCGCTAGCGCGAGCTTCCCGCTCGTGCAAATACAAATAACATGCGGAGGAATTTCCACGAACTTATTCTACAATGTTTTAAGAAAAGATACGAGCGAAACACTCGCAACAGCATTGGCTAAAAACACCTCCACAAGCCCCCGCTAGCGCGAGCGTCCCGCTCGTGCAAACACCAATAACA
The nucleotide sequence above comes from Polaribacter butkevichii. Encoded proteins:
- a CDS encoding cold-shock protein → MKKGTVKFFNESKGFGFVTEDDSNTEYFVHVSGLIDEIREGDAVEFDLKEGRKGLNAVDVRVI
- a CDS encoding ribonucleotide-diphosphate reductase subunit beta; its protein translation is MEITHIIKRDSERTTFELEKIINAIEKAMLTVNNGSRNDAIAISNIVHGTLLERRLNEPDYTPTVEQVQDIVEYKLMDSPFHDVAKAYILYRDEQTRSRKPNIFEKRINLKPYDYPALGEYVDAIRHSYWIHTEFNYTSDIQDFKAILTDVEQNAIKNTMLAISQIEVAVKTFWGDIYKKMPKPEIGSVGATFAESEVRHHDAYSHLLEILGLNNEFKNLKKNPIIMKRVNYLEGALKNVNSEDNQEFSESIILFSLFIEHVSLFSQFLIIMAFNKHKNVLKGISNVVEATSKEEQIHGDFGIDLIKIIKEENPDWFDEGNNLLVQETCKEAFLSESKIIDWIFEKGELDFLPKNVIKEFIKNRFNNSLESIGISKVFDVDQVLLKETDWFDDEIIGTKHGDFFVKRSINYSKRTKSITSDDLF
- a CDS encoding COX15/CtaA family protein, which gives rise to MKSRFPKTVQIAIISVYLIFLAGAVVRMTGSGMGCPDWPKCFGYYIPPTAEEQITWKPNTEFKKGFIIIKDEALYVAEHTVKTDSEFKIDNWKKYTKHDYAKFNKYHSWTEYINRLSSVLAGFVFLFLIYGATKFWKTDKRVPLLAYTAFFLMLVEAWLGKTVVDTNLKPTIITIHMVIGLIIIALLLQLKFITSDKKKTYTYNSLFSKLLIVSAAFSLIQIAMGTQVRQFIDEQVKLYGFENKDYSLMNPSFKFYFHRSFTIAIVLINLALFYLNQAKKLGYKLVNWVVGLIFLETITGILMYYAEFPLGTQATHLLAGAILFGLQFYLWIQSRKAESSKQ
- a CDS encoding ribonucleoside-diphosphate reductase subunit alpha; this encodes MNLNETTTTSKLTEHEKLIQARNAARKEMLKDTKEPEITWLTENSRKFLESGYLTGNTTPEERIREIADNAEGILKIKGFSDKFYKYMAAGYYSLASPVWSNFGKKRGLPISCFGSHVADDMGDILFSQSEVGMMSKLGGGTSGYFGKLRERGADVKNNGSSSGSVHIMQLFEKMVDVVSQGSVRRGRFSPYLPVDHKDIKEFLEIGTEGNPIQELTHGVTVSDQWMQEMIDGDVEKRSIWAKILQRRGEIGYPYILFRDNANNGTVDVYKDKNHEIYASNLCTEIMLPSNEDWSFVCCLSSINLVHYDEWKDTDAVETLAYFLDAVMQEFINKLEVYRDSADRDDQFTFRFMEKAYKFARENRALGLGALGWHSLLQSKMLAFDSAEAYSLNSEIFKVIKEKSYKASEEMAKMYGEPEVLKGYGRRNATLNAIAPTTSSAFILGQVSQGIEPIWSNIYVKDIAKIKTTIKNPVLEKLLEEKGHNTSDVWKSIRDNDGSVQHLDILTEAEKDVFKTYSEIDQNVIVYQAANRQNHIDQGQSINIMVHPDMPIKDVNAVYINAWKLGVKSMYYQHSMNAAQKFKQKKECASCEG